The Hippocampus zosterae strain Florida chromosome 10, ASM2543408v3, whole genome shotgun sequence genome contains the following window.
TTTTAATTCGTTTTGTAGGGCAggtttgtgtggtttttttggggggaaatgtttaattttgttttagtttttattagtttttgcttttggtggtaaagattaaaaaatacatataaatacaattCTCAAATGGCTGTTTGACATTCCCTCTTCGAATGGTCTGTAgagaaatacagaaataaatacttcaatatttaaaatgtatcatgAAATCTTATATAAGATACAGTATATAAGACATAATTGGGCGGCGGGATCACTTCAATAAGTATTTTTggtatgaaaaaaatcaaattcactGTCCAAAAAGTGCCTCCATATCCTCAAACCTGAGCTTCCACTGTCCTGGCCAGAAGACACGTCCAACTCTGCGACAAGCGGTCTCATGGAGCTCTCCTCCGGATGCTCGTCCAACGACGGTTCTGTCCGAGACGTAAGCTGATCCGCACAGGGGTCCCGCTCGTCTCTATGCCTGCGCTGGCTTGACTCTTGCGACACTTGTTCCGTGATGTGACTCAGACTTGTTCCATGATGTGACTCAGAGTCCCATCCGGCAGAAAGTGGCGGGCCAGATGGCTGCCCGATCATAGACGAGTGAGCCGACGGTTGACCCATCAGCGGCTCCATGGCTCCGGTGTCTCTTTGTTCGGCAAGAAGACAGGAGGACTGATCCCCCGGCTGACCAATTAGAGGTCTGAATGAATCCTGATCCTCGCAAACTGAGAGTTGCTCGGTGATTGGGCGGGCAGTGTGGTCATGATTCTGGAAGATGAACAATAGGGGCTTGGTTGAACATATGTCCATGAGTAGAAACTAAAAATTTGTAGTAGAAAGActttggtaaaaaaataaataaatacaattttaaaaaaaggaaatggtgatttccccccccccttcattattgcaattgtaatttttttttaaatcatttttttcaaggtcctctttccGTGCTTTTTTTCTACCAAACAAGACAAATTTATAATACTTCAATGTTTTGGTCTTATAGATTCGGCTTAcactaaaataaaggcaaatacaTTATGAATTAACATGAAACAAGGTGCACTTCAATTAGCGTTAACTTCTTTTTCACTGCCTTCAAGTAGATTTccattatcattcaatatgCAAAGCAATGTAAAAATAGTAAACAAATGTCAAGCCTTTCAGACGGCTTTGTGGCTCACTAACCATGTCCGTTGTGTGGGCGGCTTGAGAGGGAAGAGTCACGCGTGATTCTTCGTCATCGTCCTCTCGCCTCCCAGTGGCTTGGCCAAAAGGGTGAAGCTCCTCCAAAACGGAGACTTCGGTGTCTGGAGATCAAAAACAGGGGAAATTATGTGAAGTCGGGCATTTCACATGAGACAATGCAACATATTTTTTCATCGCCTCGCGCATGTGGGACCATTTGccgatttattctttttttttggggggggggggaattctttaatatttttttgttgctgaccAACAAATcacattgagatttttttttctcaacctcATCTGTTAATTACTTAGCCCTGAAGAAGAACCTTTCCAACCCCTGCTCAAAATGTCCCACGGTGAACAAAAGCATCCCGCATGGCGGGGGAAGCATCTAACGCACGCTGTACCTGTGCTTTTAACCACGGCGCTGAAAGAGACGTCGAGCTCTTGAACATATCGGTTGATAATCCGCTGGACGTTGCCGCCGCTGAACAGGGCGGTAGGCAGAGCAGCTTGGGGTTGGCCTGCAGCATGACTGGAGGAGGTGCCAAGTTGAGAAGACTGCGCCGCTCCAAGAGTTGGAGATTTACCTGATAATGACACTTCAGGTTTAAACCAGAGACCAAAGTCAACATGTACGTGCCtgcaacattttcttttattccTCTTTCCATACAGTCTCAAAAATACACGAGCCAGTGCTACCAAGATGTGTGCTAGCAGACAGATTTCTCACCTGCCTCTGGATCACTGGTGATATAGCTCCCAGTGGACAGGGTGGTGGTGGACAGGCATTCCACATCAGCTGTTCCATGTGTAGACTAACAACCCAAGCCCAAGCGCACACATAGTTAGGGTAAGTGGTAGATGCATGCATTTACAAGAAAATCCTACGATACATTGTCCTTCACAAATAATAATTTAGTGCACCTACACTTACCATGGGGTAAAATGCTTATCCCCCCCAAATATGGGGTGGAGGCGGTTAAGCATTTTACCCCCGtaacctccccccaaaaaagctctCTTCTAAGCAAACTTAAGATTAAATGGACACAGCCGAGCTCAGTTCAAGTGTAGAAACCCTcatggaaatgtatttttagtcAAAAATACACTTCAGGTCAAGAAGATTTACATCATCACTCAGTGcacgaacattaaaaaaaaaaaaaacaaagaaaaacatgcgtcgcacacacgcacgcacacacacgcgcacacgcacacgcgcacagacacacgcgcacacacacactgagctcAGTTCAAGTGTAGAAGCCCTCATGAAATGTATTTCGCTGTTAAATACAATTCAggtaattttgtttacatcatCGCTCAGTACACACAATAAGATGACACTCTCGCACGCACAAACGATCGCAAACATACTCACACACCCACAAACATTCTGACAAACACGGACAGACATAAAGACGAAAAGCTTCTCATGCATAATCAAAGGCCAAGACAGATATTGCCAAGGCACTCAGATTTGGCTATTTTTCATCATTGATTCACAACTTGTGAACCTCAGAGGGCATGAGAAGTGTACCCGAATGCAATGCCACcccttgaataaaaacaacagccCTACCGGCGGACTTGCCCCTCCAGGTGCCCTGGTAGTATGTGGGAGTGAGTCGCTGATCGTGAGTGACATGCCAAAGGAATCGGATCCCCTCTCAGAGTTGGATGAGATCTGTTGATATGAACCTGGAAAagagaaattccattttcaaataaacCCGACCAGAACTGCTGCACCATGGCTTGCCAACCTGCAAGATGTGGACCAATACTGGTCCATGAGTCATTTGGTACCAGGCATCatacagattttaaaaatatattttctgacTAGATTCCTCAGAGTCGAAATATTAGGTGTCTTCGTAAACATGTCAAATTTTTcagtgaataaaataaaaatgtcagcacACGAGTTTCAAAAAAACTTAATTCACCGTGCTCAGAAGTATCTGGGGATATTCCAGTCCCCATCACCAGATTTTCTCGATAGAGTGGTGGGGTGGACTTCCTTGAACTTAGTCCAGAGGGGGTCTGCAGAGTATGTCGGGCGGTCACGGATGACTCATATGGCTCCCGCAGAGACCAGTCCCTTGTATGATGTGGCAGGGAGAAAACGTCCTCCGGACCTGAGAGTAGGAACAGCGCCAGTGATGAAGAGACATGGTTTCTTGCATGTAGAATTGTAGTTGCTATTGACATTTCAGATGTTTGCCCGGGTATTGTTTCAATACCCGTCTTGAGATACTTTACACAGGTCTCTCCCAGTCAGAATCTTTGTGTCCTGAcaattgtgacttgttgtaaatgaatattttatactGACCTGTCACCAGGCTGGTGTTCACTGGCGTCTCGACTTCCTCAATGGCGCTGAGCTCATGCTGTTCCCTCATCATGCCAAGCCTGTCGCGTGTCACTGGGGGTTTTCCTGCTCGAGCAGGAGCATGCAGTGAGACTGGAGAGACTGAAAATACATAGCAGAAAGGTAGGCAAAGATATCAAATGAAAACCCGCGACAGCGCGTTGCTGGCAGTAtgtggacataaaaaaaaatcaacgcaccaccaccaacaacaaacaaacaaatcaatgaaACACACTTCATTACCTGTTTCGCTGGAGAATGGGGGTTGAAGACTTGGATCGACTTCTGTCTGCAGATGCCCCAGTTGGGTCAGACTCCCCCCATTAGATTCTTCTATGATTTTGAGCAAGGAGGAAAGTAGTCCCGAGCGGGATGGACCGGCATCGTCCTCTGCCGAGTCCTCACTGTATAGCTGTGGATTGGAAAGAACCTCATCCTACAACCATTTGACTTTCACATGACAAGACAACAGCGCCAGGTGGCATTTTGACATCGACAGACAATGATTGAACTCACCTGTGCATCAACATTAATCAGAGCCCGCAATGTTTCCTTTTCCTGCCTCAGGAGCTCCAGACTATGTTGCTGTCTTTGTCGCAGCTCCTCAAGGCTTTCTCTCTTGCCTTCCTGCTGCCTGCTATCGTGGAACTCCTGAGACCCCTCCTGGTCGGAGTCAtcttctgcgggtactccaaaCTGTGGAAAGCGACCCTCTGTGACCGTTTGGATGGGCCGGAATGGAAGGCTTGTGGTGACAGTTTTAGAAGGGAGAAAGTCTGCGGTGACTGGTTTAAGGGCGAAGGATTCTCTGACGACCGTTTGAGGATTAAGTACTTCTCTGCTGACTGGTTGAGGATGAAGTGACTCCTTGGTGACCACTTGAGGAGTAAGTACTTCTCTGGTGACTGGTTGCGGATGAAGTGACTCTCTGGTGACCACTTGAGGAGTAAGTACTTCTCTGGTGACTGGTTGAGGCTGAAGTGACTCTCTGGTGACCACTTGAGAAGGAGCTGGCTCAGTGGTGACCAATTGAGGGAGTGGCTCTCTGATGACTTGTGGAAGACTAAGCGACTCTCTGGTAACCATTGTAAAAGGTAGCGACTCTCTAGTGACTACTGGAGTTCGAGGAAGTGAGTGTGTGGTGCTCACTTGAGGAGCAACTGGACTATTGCTGACCATTCTAGGATGAATTGGTACTCTGGTGACTACTTCAGGAGGAACTGGTCCTCTGGGGACCACTTCAGGAGGAAGTAACTCTCTGGTGACCATTTTAGGATGAAGTGCCTCGCTGATGACCGGTTGAGAAGTAAGTGTCTCCGTGGAAGTCGGCGGGCTTCTAGCTTGCTCCCCAAATCTTGAAACAACTTTTCTCATCAAAGGGGCATGATTAGAGATCTGCTGTAGCTGTTGCCTAGGAATGATTAAACTTTCACATGGTTCTGCAGTCTGCAGGGTGGGAGCAAAGCTGGCACTGGTGGAGGGAACACTGGGTGGCATGGCTGGACCAGTGGATCTTGGTGAGGTAAACTCAGCAGCAATTTGTGGCTCGGTAGAGCGTAAATGTAGCAGAGGAGTAGGTGGAGTGGCCATGTTGTGACGACTCTGGAGAGCGCGCTGGTATTCTTCCAGGCGTTGTCGAGCCGCGTCCATAGACTGCTGATGAATTCTTTAAGTTGAGCcccagccccaaaaaaacaaaggatggCATTACAATAGATAGAGGAGTAaaatttcaatacattttagGTGCCAGATATGATTACAATGGTTTTAAATgactttaaatgtgtttaatatatatatgaatcagcatgtattgtattgtaatacaaCAGAAGGGgttaaaccattcattcattcatcttcctaaccgcttgatcctcactagggtcgcggggggtgctggagcctatcccagctgtctccgggcagtaggcgggggacaccctggatcggttgccagccaatcgcagggcacacagagacgaacaaccattcgcactcacactcacacctagggacaatttagagtgttcaatcagcctgccatgcatatttttggaatgtgggaggaaaccggagcacccggagaaaacccacgcaggcccggggagaacatgcaaactccacacagggaggccgtagctggaatcgaacccggtacctctgcactgtgaagccgacgtgctaaccactggactaccgggccgcccggggtTAAACCATTTACAAATATTGTTTTAAGTGTCTGAAACGTAACCAGACTGTATTCATATATTTTCCTAAGGAACTTAATCTCAGCTATTGGCCCGAAAATAAGAcggtgtgttttttgcattgaaagaaGACTGAAAAAATAGGAGTCGTCTtctattcggggtctagacattgtACCCATTTACAACGCTAGATGACgctagatatcattgaagcgaatgctgaacttgactccccaggccaaagtgaacccgtcacgaagagtaaaaataaaaatagcggtagcaaaaggaagaaaaataaaatatagcggtaagaaaaaaagagaagaaaataatagaagagataacagaaaatggagaaacatagcgacaatctggagaaaagtgggtcaaagatcggccaggttaaccggcagctgaggagaagttatgatgtaatttacatttcaaaaactagAAGCCactcatttacgaatgtgattgcactttagtttacatatttaaatgttcagatattaagatttgaatgaggcaaaatgacATGCTTATTCTCTCaagtatattattataataatttgtttcagatgtactgtaattattttcagtaTCAAAATTTATTTGATGTTCAAAAAGTACTTTTTCAAACttcagtcttgaaaaagaggggtcatcttataatcagggccgtcttattttcgggccaatacggtatttgctgaaaaactcacctatccACAGTGTATCTGCACTCTATTTATCGTCCTAAATTGCTACAAGATTCCACCAAAGGGCTGACGAATAGTGTCAAGTAAGCCTGTTGATGTGATACACCTCAATATTTTGTAGAACTTTTTCGTGTCGAGGTGAAGCCAAATTACAAAGTTGTTGCACAAAATCTTGTTTTTGGACTTCTGAGAGGCTTTGAAAAAGCTCAAGCTAACAAACAATGGCATTCTCGTTATTGGATAATTGCTCTATTTATGGTTGCATTGTTTTGCTGTAAAATAATCtaaaagcctttttttaaaaaggtaatcttgaaagatgaatttgaaatcaaaGTGTTTCGTGATCAAAGTTTAGGGTTTAAACTATGAATGTAGGCAactataaaaatgttttaagcaCGGTCACGACAATTAAATTAAGCTTTTCACTATTTATCCTTATCCTTGCGAACATCAGGTGTTTAATGTACAACTAAAGCAGCAGATGATGCAACATACCTGTTTTGCTCCAGGAGGCGCGCTTGACATTCTCGGATTCTCCTGGTATGCTCAGGAGTTAACGGCTGTCATATAAATCAAGACATAAATCATGATTGAGAATCAAAACCAAGAAAAAATATCTTACTCAAACATCTGCTAACCCGTGGATCTCTGTAAACTTCCTGGCCATGAACCGGCGGTACCTCTGCTTGATTAAGAGGGATTTCTTGggtcttttgttgttttccatcCTGCTGAGCCTTGAGCAGCAGCTGCTCCAAATGGGCCTTCTGGTCTTCCAGCTCGTGTAGCAAGGCCATCTGCTGCTGTTTCTCCCGCTCCAGCTCCATCTCCTGCAGAAGATAAAAAGGTCAAGAAAAAGCCTCACCCAAGAAATTAGACAAAAACAAACCGGAGTTGCTCCTGCTCATCCCAGAGAGAGCAATCCTTCATAGACATTTGAAATATACAGTCACCCCCCTCgcccgtttttatttatttgctattCTTTATACAATTTTCCTTTTCCTGCAGAACCTGTTCCACCAAAGTCCTAAAAGCATTACAGTAAATCAGTGTCAACAAAGTACGGTGAAGTGACACACCTCGAAAAGTGAGCTCTGATGGTTCTGCTGTATACTTTCATTTGATCAACCAATCATCACAATTAGCACAAGCCAAACtgccctgaaaaaaataatcagtggAAAAATTATTCTACACAAAGTGGACTACCAGTCCTTTGACCATCCCATACCCTTTTCTTTCGCTCTGCTTCaaattccagaattttggaggACAGGTCATCTCTGTCTTGAGTGTCTGCTGGGCCTGGCTGACTGCTTGGAATCACAGCTAACAGAAACAAAAGAGACCCtgtttttcctcattgaaaGAGCTTATTGAATAGTAAATATTAAAAAAGCAAGACCATGAAGATTTCATCATATTTATCAATGACATTTGGACTGGCCCGGCAGGGCAGCATCAATGAACTTTGGGTAGCCCGCACAGTCACGTAGTGGACCCCAGTTCATTGCAATGCAAATTTTATCATTTAGATTTTTTCCAATATTCCTCAATCTAATGTCACATTGTAATTTAACAGACGCTTTACAAAAACTCGAGAAAAGAAAATACCAGGAACTCTCTCAAccacaatgtgaaatattttgaaTGTGGCATTACCTTGAAATAATGATGGCGGTTCTGTGGGCTGGCTGCTGAGGGAGCCCGTGTCGATGGTCATGTCTTGCTCCGAGACCGCCTCTTTATCGACGACCGCAGCACTCTCCACAACTTCCTCGGGCTTGACGACAGCATCCCGCTCTGGGATGACGTCGGTGTCCCGTTCTGAGACCCGACTGGCAACAGTGACGAGAGAATGAGCATCAGGGATGCCATTGCTACCGCTTGTCGACTCACTCCTTTGGGTCCTGATGCGATTGAGGAGATTCTTCAGGCCCCGTCTGGGAGCTGCCCTGTCGGTTTTCACTGCAAGTTTAGAATGGATGTGTGAAAAAATTGCATGGGCATTTATTCGAAATCTTCGCTCAGAACGACAGTGTCTTACTAGTAATGGGGTTTTTCCCTTCACTATTAGTGCCACTTTTTGTCTACTTTATAAATTTTAACATGGCCTTTTATCATCGGCAACCTGAGTCGCACTCTTCGCAAAGGCACGCTGTCGTAGCAGGTGCAGAATGTGGTCCGGCATTGTCCCGCTGAACCAATCAGGGGCGTCCATGAAAAAGACATCGCTTAGATGGTAGCATGTTTCCCCCAAAACCTGTATTTACCTTTCAGCATTAAAAGTGCCATCACAGATGTGTAAATTACCAATGCCATTAGCGCTAACCCATCTCgataccatcacagatgctggctttttaACTTTGCGTCTGCAACAGTCCGGATGGTTCTCTTCCTCTTTGGCCCGGAGCACATGACGTCCACAAGTTGAAAAGTGGACTCGCCAGATCATAGAACCCTTCTCCACTCTGCATCAGTCCATCATTGATGAGGTTGGGCCCAGAGAAGCCGGCGCATTTCTGGGTGTGGTTGATggagttttaagttgcacttcAGGATGCAGTGCCAAATTGTATTTACTGACAATGGTATTCTGAAGTGTTCCTAAACCCATGTGGTGATATCCTTTACACATTGGTTTTTGACGCAGTGCCGCCTGAGGCAATGAAAGTCACAGTCATTCATTGCTGGTTTTCGACCTTAGCCCTAACACAACaatgatttctccagattctcttaAACTTTATATGATGGACCGTAGATGATGAAATCtctaaattccttgcaattgcACGTTGAGGAACTTTTTCTTGAAACTGTTTGGCTATTTTCTCGTGTGGTTGTTCACCAAGAGGTGAACGTCACACCCTCTTTGCGTGGGAAGGAATGAGCAATTCAGTAAAGCTCCTTTTAAACCCAGTCCTGGCACCCAGCTGctcccagttagcctgttcacctgtgggatgttccaaagaggtgtttgatgagcatcccgcaaattttttttaacacgtgcCCCAGCTTTCTTAGGACATTTTTCCGCCcaaaaattcaaagttaatgattatttgctaaaaaaaaaaaagttcatcagTCTGAACATTAAAaagcttgtctttgtagtgtattcaattaaaaataggTTAAAcatgatttgtaaatcattgtattctatttttatttatcttatACAATATCCCAacatcattggaattgggttatgaagaagaaaaaaatgcgttAAGTACCATGGGCAGAGTCCTGCGATGCAGGGTCCACTGTTGacttttgttgtttggatgtgGTAGCCTCATCGAGTGTGACATCTAGCTCGGAATCCTGGCTGCTTGTGGACACGACAGGAAGTGGTTCAGGGATGAGCCGGCCCACCAGGTCACCTTTGAGTTCTGGGATTAAGCGCATTCATGCATCACTTGAATCATTTGAAGCCATCTGGATTATAGCCATTCCAcgtcaaaaaaatgtatgaaataactgttcagatttttttccggATGATTCAAATATTTGGGAGAattaaacagagagagagagagagaaaataacaaCGGTACTCTTTTGGTCCCTTATCACAACAAAATGATGAACTGCAGAAGTGCAGACGGAACATTTGACCATTCAAAACAGAGTGGAAAGTCAGCAAAAATTGCTTTCCGCTCCCCAATTTCTTGAGGAAGGAATATTTGAATGTTATCTTTGGTTTGTGTtggaatgtgttaaaaaaatgatttattttcttttttttccaatgtttttGTAGATTTTAAAAGCACCAATGTCGGCTGATTAAATTGGTCTGCCGATTGATTGGTTGTGCCCTATTATGAACAGAGACAATTCTAAACATTTTTAGGAGGCTGTCAATTACAATTTTCGACAGGGCTAAGTCTCAATATACAGTAGACTACTGTAAGAAGTATGAAGTTCTTACTCCTTTCTCTGGTGTACATGTCTTCAAAGGCAAACTCCATGTCCCTTTGGAAGTCGTCCTTCATCTCCCGTCTCCTGTGAGGCGGCTGGAAGATCACTGGCGGTATCTGAAATGCCTGCCGCCGCCTCCTGAGCATGTCAGCCTGCTGCATGTGCTCCAATTCAACAAGGAGCCGATCGCGGTCCTACAGAGACCAAAAAGGGTCTAACATTAACGGTGGTCGGGCCACCACGTACTTACAAAATGCTGCGCCAAATGGGGTCAGTACATATTTCATGTAtacataaaatgaaatcaacacaTTCTGCATTTACTCGATATTCCTGCCATGCAGTGTAAAATTTGTGTACTTCCCCTCTTTCTCCTCACTAGTAAGTGTTCCGTAAACTAATATGAAGATGGGGCACACTACATACAAGACTGCAATTCCAGCAACACTTTCTACTACAGCAATCCCATTTATCGTGGGAggtacgttccaaaaagaaccggTGATAAGTGACATTCATGAAGTACTGATAGTCttcttgatttattattttttttacaattattacatacagaaaaaaatactgtatagaaGGAAACCAaagatgaaaactttttttcaagcccgaccattaaaaaataaaaaaaatatcagcgtCTTCTGACGAACAACTGATAAACGTTTCGTCAACGTTGCTGATTTTGCCATGGAGAAactttggcaagctgtacagcgATGAGGTGCGGAGATT
Protein-coding sequences here:
- the cep295 gene encoding centrosomal protein of 295 kDa isoform X3, giving the protein MARRVGKLRPSPNEEAQLIQEERERRRILRIQQVREQQKNFALQTRQNVEQRRQRELELLGRELREEWEQQHSEKLHTLQMLYEQSLQMVGQGQRMAKENEPDLAAINQREALNHAKAEERFRDALKELKSQRFKDSEMQSRTINARKKALQVEKERSSKVANLPPPPSNPILQAIDSAKSNVGRKADISSFASTRYHMPVATVDRAEETQQADVHEGAELAMKRLVDLQRDCERKRAEQIVTARVRGKTALKKEHRALDRDRLLVELEHMQQADMLRRRRQAFQIPPVIFQPPHRRREMKDDFQRDMEFAFEDMYTRERKLKGDLVGRLIPEPLPVVSTSSQDSELDVTLDEATTSKQQKSTVDPASQDSAHVKTDRAAPRRGLKNLLNRIRTQRSESTSGSNGIPDAHSLVTVASRVSERDTDVIPERDAVVKPEEVVESAAVVDKEAVSEQDMTIDTGSLSSQPTEPPSLFQAVIPSSQPGPADTQDRDDLSSKILEFEAERKKREMELEREKQQQMALLHELEDQKAHLEQLLLKAQQDGKQQKTQEIPLNQAEVPPVHGQEVYRDPRPLTPEHTRRIRECQARLLEQNRIHQQSMDAARQRLEEYQRALQSRHNMATPPTPLLHLRSTEPQIAAEFTSPRSTGPAMPPSVPSTSASFAPTLQTAEPCESLIIPRQQLQQISNHAPLMRKVVSRFGEQARSPPTSTETLTSQPVISEALHPKMVTRELLPPEVVPRGPVPPEVVTRVPIHPRMVSNSPVAPQVSTTHSLPRTPVVTRESLPFTMVTRESLSLPQVIREPLPQLVTTEPAPSQVVTRESLQPQPVTREVLTPQVVTRESLHPQPVTREVLTPQVVTKESLHPQPVSREVLNPQTVVRESFALKPVTADFLPSKTVTTSLPFRPIQTVTEGRFPQFGVPAEDDSDQEGSQEFHDSRQQEGKRESLEELRQRQQHSLELLRQEKETLRALINVDAQLYSEDSAEDDAGPSRSGLLSSLLKIIEESNGGSLTQLGHLQTEVDPSLQPPFSSETVSPVSLHAPARAGKPPVTRDRLGMMREQHELSAIEEVETPVNTSLVTGPEDVFSLPHHTRDWSLREPYESSVTARHTLQTPSGLSSRKSTPPLYRENLVMGTGISPDTSEHGSYQQISSNSERGSDSFGMSLTISDSLPHTTRAPGGASPPSTHGTADVECLSTTTLSTGSYITSDPEAGKSPTLGAAQSSQLGTSSSHAAGQPQAALPTALFSGGNVQRIINRYVQELDVSFSAVVKSTVSVLEELHPFGQATGRREDDDEESRVTLPSQAAHTTDMNHDHTARPITEQLSVCEDQDSFRPLIGQPGDQSSCLLAEQRDTGAMEPLMGQPSAHSSMIGQPSGPPLSAGWDSESHHGTSLSHITEQVSQESSQRRHRDERDPCADQLTSRTEPSLDEHPEESSMRPLVAELDVSSGQDSGSSGERTGTDLSALSEGTILPHVSSPPEASDHGVSVPGVNPLPPGAVSFHPLPAEITNNETAPDPSAVFHDSSNGRLSSGELSTSAHSDLQSHDGVSESEQSTEHFRAEDDSQEISAWHCVDSPQAMQLSQSDASDTSSPFSILPEDNVEEEQLGVQAPIADPLTEVKAEHNLNLRMDFTAKLPEAGSTKGILEQSQITLLSLTDITLQDSMEPEEEVMWADEEQKGHEESQTTIMKEPSGSLKDYESSVHAGMLLEFNWGSRDQGHFEEKRQSLLKRSARRVEQVKAKGALARSRAAAEDSVQSGERPLQTKTQSVHREQVKAKGAPGKTGAAAEVCRECPAQTQQEGKVDNSKTAKSTLVKQQKSPTTPVTSMSAKLNEHNQVKSSKQEVTEMHRRTQRLYEQLEEVKLRKAVQSRQEAYARNRQKAKAFHIVNHHTHFPSWRYYAYNGAHN
- the cep295 gene encoding centrosomal protein of 295 kDa isoform X4; translation: MARRVGKLRPSPNEEAQLIQEERERRRILRIQQVREQQKNFALQTRQNVEQRRQRELELLGRELREEWEQQHSEKLHTLQMLYEQSLQMVGQGQRMAKENEPDLAAINQREALNHAKAEERFRDALKELKSQRFKDSEMQSRTINARKKALQVEKERSSKVANLPPPPSNPILQAIDSAKSNVGRKADISSFASTRYHMPVATVDRAEETQQADVHEGAELAMKRLVDLQRDCERKRAEQIVTARVRGKTALKKEHRALDRDRLLVELEHMQQADMLRRRRQAFQIPPVIFQPPHRRREMKDDFQRDMEFAFEDMYTRERKLKGDLVGRLIPEPLPVVSTSSQDSELDVTLDEATTSKQQKSTVDPASQDSAHVKTDRAAPRRGLKNLLNRIRTQRSESTSGSNGIPDAHSLVTVASRVSERDTDVIPERDAVVKPEEVVESAAVVDKEAVSEQDMTIDTGSLSSQPTEPPSLFQAVIPSSQPGPADTQDRDDLSSKILEFEAERKKREMELEREKQQQMALLHELEDQKAHLEQLLLKAQQDGKQQKTQEIPLNQAEVPPVHGQEVYRDPRPLTPEHTRRIRECQARLLEQNRIHQQSMDAARQRLEEYQRALQSRHNMATPPTPLLHLRSTEPQIAAEFTSPRSTGPAMPPSVPSTSASFAPTLQTAEPCESLIIPRQQLQQISNHAPLMRKVVSRFGEQARSPPTSTETLTSQPVISEALHPKMVTRELLPPEVVPRGPVPPEVVTRVPIHPRMVSNSPVAPQVSTTHSLPRTPVVTRESLPFTMVTRESLSLPQVIREPLPQLVTTEPAPSQVVTRESLQPQPVTREVLTPQVVTRESLHPQPVTREVLTPQVVTKESLHPQPVSREVLNPQTVVRESFALKPVTADFLPSKTVTTSLPFRPIQTVTEGRFPQFGVPAEDDSDQEGSQEFHDSRQQEGKRESLEELRQRQQHSLELLRQEKETLRALINVDAQLYSEDSAEDDAGPSRSGLLSSLLKIIEESNGGSLTQLGHLQTEVDPSLQPPFSSETVSPVSLHAPARAGKPPVTRDRLGMMREQHELSAIEEVETPVNTSLVTGPEDVFSLPHHTRDWSLREPYESSVTARHTLQTPSGLSSRKSTPPLYRENLVMGTGISPDTSEHGSYQQISSNSERGSDSFGMSLTISDSLPHTTRAPGGASPPSTHGTADVECLSTTTLSTGSYITSDPEAGKSPTLGAAQSSQLGTSSSHAAGQPQAALPTALFSGGNVQRIINRYVQELDVSFSAVVKSTDTEVSVLEELHPFGQATGRREDDDEESRVTLPSQAAHTTDMNHDHTARPITEQLSVCEDQDSFRPLIGQPGDQSSCLLAEQRDTGAMEPLMGQPSAHSSMIGQPSGPPLSAGWDSESHHGTSLSHITEQVSQESSQRRHRDERDPCADQLTSRTEPSLDEHPEESSMRPLVAELDVSSGQDSGSSGERTGTDLSALSEGTILPHVSSPPEASDHGVSVPGVNPLPPGAVSFHPLPAEITNNETAPDPSAVFHDSSNGRLSSGELSTSAHSDLQSHDGVSESEQSTEHFRAEDDSQEISAWHCVDSPQAMQLSQSDASDTSSPFSILPEDNVEEEQLGVQAPIADPLTEVKAEHNLNLRMDFTAKLPEAGSTKGILEQSQITLLSLTDITLQDSMEPEEEVMWADEEQKGHEESQTTIMKEPSGSLKDYESSVHAGMLLEFNWGSRDQGHFEEKRQSLLKRSARRVEQVKAKGALARSRAAAEDSVQSGERPLQTKTQSVHREQVKAKGAPGKTGAAAEVCRECPAQTQQEGKVDNSKTAKSTLVKQQKSPTTPVTSMSAKLNEHNQVKSSKQEVTEMHRRTQRLYEQLEEVKLRKAVQSRQEAYARNRQKAKAFHIKTLQKLRAKQTRP